From Glycine max cultivar Williams 82 chromosome 11, Glycine_max_v4.0, whole genome shotgun sequence, the proteins below share one genomic window:
- the LOC100783677 gene encoding extensin-2, translating to MGTRQWPRLILALAFCLIAMSVGADYKPYYGQPSNYYPRPPPPPYQQVNPPYYHKSPPYYYKSPPPPSPSPPPPYVYKFPPYHYKSPPPPSSSPPPPYVYKSPPPPPPSPPPPYVYKSPPPPSPSPPPPYVYKSPPPPSPSPPPPYVYMSPPPLSPSPLPPYVYKSPPPPSPSPPPPYAYKSPPPPSPSPPPPYIYKSPPPPSPSPPPPYIYKSPPPPSPSPPPPPSPSPPPPSPSPPPPYVYKSPPPPSPSPPPPYIYKSPPPPSPSPPPPYVYKSPPP from the coding sequence ATGGGAACGAGGCAATGGCCTCGACTGATCCTTGCATTGGCATTTTGCCTAATAGCTATGAGTGTTGGTGCTGATTATAAGCCTTACTATGGCCAACCGTCTAACTACTATCCACGCCCCCCACCACCACCATATCAGCAAGTAAATCCACCCTACTATCACAAGTCACCTccatattattataaatctccACCTCCACCCTCTCCATCACCACCACCTCCTTATGTCTACAAATTCCCTCCATACCATTACAAgtctcctccaccaccatcTTCTTCACCTCCTCCACCCTATGTCTATAAATCACCACCACCCCCACCCCCTTCACCACCTCCTCCATATGTTTATAAGTCTCCCCCTCCACCTTCTCCATCACCTCCTCCTCCCTATGTTTACAAGTCCCCACCTCCACcttctccttcacctcctccaccatatgtgtatatgtctcctcctcctctttccccttctcctctcccACCATATGTTTACAAGTCTCCTCCCCCGCCATCACCTTCACCACCTCCACCTTATGCTTACAAGTCTCCACCACCCCCATCACCTTCACCACCTCCACCTTATATTTACAAGTCACCACCCCCACCATCTCCATCTCCACCACCTCCATATATTTATAAGTCACCACCTCCACCGTCCCCTTCTCCTCCTCCACCTCCTTCTCCATCCCCACCACCTCCATCTCCATCACCTCCTCCACCATATGTTTACAAGTCTCCACCACCCCCATCACCTTCACCACCTCCACCTTATATTTACAAGTCACCACCTCCACCATCTCCATCTCCACCACCTCCATACGTTTACAAGTCTCCACCACCA